In a genomic window of Salegentibacter salegens:
- a CDS encoding SufE family protein, with product MFEDWMQRYEYMIELGKALPLIDEKYKIDENLIKGCQSRVWVHAELEDEKLVFTADSDAIITKGIVAILIRAFSNHHPSAIIEADTKFIDEIGLKEHLSPNRANGLVSMIKQLKMYAVAYQTQLN from the coding sequence ATGTTCGAGGACTGGATGCAGCGTTATGAGTATATGATAGAGCTTGGAAAAGCACTTCCGCTTATAGACGAAAAATATAAAATAGACGAAAACCTAATTAAAGGTTGCCAAAGTAGAGTGTGGGTACACGCCGAACTTGAAGATGAAAAACTGGTTTTTACGGCAGATAGCGATGCGATAATAACCAAAGGAATTGTGGCTATTTTAATTAGAGCATTTTCAAATCATCATCCTTCAGCAATTATTGAAGCCGACACTAAATTTATTGATGAAATTGGGCTGAAAGAGCACTTATCTCCTAACCGCGCCAATGGTTTGGTGAGTATGATCAAACAACTTAAAATGTATGCTGTGGCATACCAAACACAACTTAATTAA
- a CDS encoding iron-sulfur cluster assembly protein codes for MEQEIDTQELGEKIVKVLKTIYDPEIPVDIYELGLIYDVMVNTEQEVKILMTLTTPNCPVAESLPQEVKERVASIDTVKDAEVEITFDPPWNQDLISEEAKLELGLL; via the coding sequence ATGGAACAAGAAATAGACACTCAGGAATTAGGAGAAAAGATAGTAAAGGTTTTAAAAACCATTTATGATCCTGAAATTCCAGTAGATATATATGAATTAGGCCTTATTTACGACGTAATGGTGAATACCGAACAGGAAGTAAAAATACTAATGACCCTAACTACACCAAACTGCCCGGTAGCCGAAAGCTTACCGCAGGAAGTAAAGGAAAGAGTAGCATCTATAGATACGGTAAAAGACGCCGAAGTAGAAATTACTTTCGATCCGCCGTGGAACCAGGATCTTATTAGCGAAGAAGCAAAACTAGAATTGGGACTTTTATAG
- a CDS encoding DUF2480 family protein, translating to MAEEIVNRIANSKLITFNLEDYYPEGERVVFDVKDWLLEGFVLREGEFREQAKNHNWSQYEGKFIALTCSSDAIIPAWAYMLLATYLQPFAKKVITGNLETLETVLYTDAINKMDVSDLTDKPVIIKGCSHKPVPKNAYLLLIEKLQPVVKSLMYGEACSSVPLYKKPKK from the coding sequence ATGGCTGAAGAAATTGTAAACCGGATAGCCAACAGCAAACTTATCACTTTTAACCTTGAGGATTATTATCCTGAAGGAGAACGCGTTGTGTTTGATGTTAAAGACTGGCTTCTGGAAGGTTTTGTTTTGCGAGAAGGAGAATTTAGAGAACAGGCCAAAAATCACAATTGGAGCCAATATGAAGGTAAATTTATAGCCCTCACCTGCTCCAGCGATGCAATAATCCCCGCCTGGGCATATATGTTATTGGCCACTTATTTACAGCCTTTTGCCAAAAAAGTAATTACCGGCAACCTGGAAACCCTGGAAACAGTTCTTTACACAGACGCTATCAACAAAATGGATGTTAGTGATCTTACAGATAAACCCGTAATTATTAAAGGTTGTTCCCACAAACCGGTACCTAAAAATGCCTATTTGCTTTTAATAGAAAAACTGCAACCCGTAGTTAAAAGTTTAATGTATGGTGAGGCCTGCTCATCAGTGCCTTTGTATAAAAAACCAAAAAAATAA
- a CDS encoding DUF3078 domain-containing protein, with protein MKKLVLALALISGVFSVNAQEEEEEQKQGWTKEGNISLLFNQSAFNEEWTGGGTSNIAGNLLFNYDFNYLKDDFTWDNKFLLDYGMTKQRSDEFARKTSDRLEFNSIAGKQVQDSNWFYSLFLNFRTQITKGYKFGEDAETGQTTRTEYTNFLSPAYLQFGPGMMWKKSENFYVNIAPATGRMVFVDKEFTSGPGYVDGDYFGVDANKAMRFELGASVSGYAKFDILENVKMENLINLYSNYLEDPQNVDIDYTMNVKMKINDYLSTNLIFQAIYDDNAVKGFQIREVFGLGINYGF; from the coding sequence ATGAAAAAATTAGTACTTGCCCTCGCTTTGATCAGCGGGGTTTTTAGCGTTAATGCCCAGGAAGAAGAGGAAGAACAAAAACAAGGATGGACTAAAGAAGGAAACATTTCGTTACTTTTTAATCAGTCGGCTTTTAATGAAGAATGGACCGGCGGAGGAACATCCAATATTGCAGGAAATCTTCTTTTTAATTACGATTTTAATTATTTGAAAGATGATTTTACCTGGGATAATAAATTCCTTCTTGATTACGGAATGACAAAACAACGCAGCGACGAGTTTGCAAGAAAAACAAGTGACCGATTAGAGTTTAATTCAATCGCAGGGAAACAAGTACAGGATTCAAACTGGTTTTATTCCCTTTTTCTTAATTTCAGAACACAAATTACTAAAGGGTATAAGTTTGGGGAAGATGCTGAAACCGGTCAGACTACCCGAACAGAGTATACTAACTTTTTATCTCCTGCATACCTTCAATTTGGCCCTGGGATGATGTGGAAAAAAAGTGAAAATTTCTATGTAAATATTGCACCGGCTACAGGCAGAATGGTTTTCGTAGATAAAGAATTCACATCAGGACCAGGTTATGTAGATGGAGATTATTTTGGTGTAGATGCCAATAAAGCGATGCGCTTTGAGCTTGGGGCCTCGGTTTCAGGATATGCAAAATTTGACATTCTTGAAAATGTAAAGATGGAGAACTTAATTAACCTTTACTCCAATTACCTTGAAGATCCGCAGAATGTAGATATAGATTATACTATGAACGTGAAAATGAAAATTAACGATTATCTTTCTACCAATCTTATTTTCCAGGCTATTTATGATGATAATGCTGTAAAAGGATTTCAAATAAGAGAAGTATTCGGACTGGGAATTAATTATGGCTTTTAG